In Anomaloglossus baeobatrachus isolate aAnoBae1 chromosome 2, aAnoBae1.hap1, whole genome shotgun sequence, the DNA window ccaaggcaccagggctcctaccctggtacctgtcaaaatgagttctctctcctcctgctgggactacacctagccccagctcctctcaacttgaacttcaacactCATCTGACTCAACTGTCTACTTTCCcggcccgggctgtctaaacccctgggtgggtgtgcaccaaccgcctggccaagcccactggtgtgtctatctgttcctaagggggtgactagggtttaaatggttggctgaaTGTTTCCTAAATGTGGGAGTGATGTTATGCagaggcctatttgtgactacctggattctccagggcgtcacaccctttctctgggtctggcacctcctcttttgcccacccttgtcctccttctgaagcctgggtgcatgacgcgtccgacgtcatccacaatagccggcattgaaGTCCCGTTCATGcgctctacaatactttgatctgccctgctcagatccTCCTGGCAAATTTTGAGCCGTCATTACCTGCTCCTTGTGTCAGTATTGTTTTTGGTCCTTAGCCTTCACGGGTCCCTCTCACTTATGGTAATCTTCCCTATTTGGGGATCCTCACTTTTTTGGTTTGTATGTTTCAGGCTTGGACTCTTTTCCTTTTAGGAACTATTGTAGGTTTATAAAAACAATGGTTCAAGGGTGATCATAAATGGTCCCATGAGTGGACAAACAAAAAATACAACTCCTGTAAAAGCAGAGCCATCACACCGATACGTCAGTGACTAAAGACACAAATCCTAGACGGTGGACAAAAAGAGATGAAAGCAAAAATAAAGGATGTTCTCTTACACAGAGGTAAATGTGTAAAATAAGTTATATGGATAAAAGAAagtaaaaacactaaaaaataatGAATGAAACACATTTTTACTTTGACAATGCACAACTTGTGATGCGTGTGGGTGCCGACCCTGCTCTCGGAAAGTTCTAGAGTCTAATGAATGCTCCACACGGTTATTGGTACTCTTCGCGTCCTTCCTTCAGACTGGTGGCCCCATCGGATTCTGGTCCTCAATCTCAGGTGGGGAATGAATTGTCTCCTTTGTGCTGGAAGGAGAGGTGTTGCCACCTTCCCAGCAGACACGGTTACTCTTCTCTGCCCGATGGTCATGAAGTCTCTGTTTTGCACATTTCCCAGTTTTCCCAGGAACATCATGTGGTCCCAGCCACACACGCATTTTTTCCTGCTTGCAGCCTCTATATAGTCTGTGTCTTATGTGGCAGAAAGTCACGTTCCACCAGAATCTCACAATACAACCCAGCATTAGATGCAATTATGGCATATGCGCAGCATTCGTCACGTGAGCAGACGTGCCTCGAGCAGAGCTCCCTGTACATTGTTTTGGCACTTGCTGCATTGACCTTGAGAAATTATAAAATGTCATATACCAGAAAAAAGTTTGCAGTGATAAATTTACAGCAGAAAGTCACCTAAAAAGGATCATCAATAATATGAGAAACCACATGTGGACGTAGAAAAGTGGCCACTAACGGTGAAGAGCAGACGATAAGTCCAGTCTGAAAGGCCAAACCTTTACTTGATTATCGAACAACACGAGACACCAACGCCTGTTGTCCCCAAATATTTGCCATTAATTTCTTCACCAGACAGTCTTTGATTTCATTCACCCCTAAACCATAGATAACGGGGTTCAGAGCTGCCGGGAAAAGGAAGTAGATGATGCTGGACAGGTTCTGAGAGTCAGGTGAAATAGATTCTTCGGCTTTGTACAAGATAGAGGACAGGAAGCCACAGGAGTAGACTGTAAGAGCCACCAAGAGATGCATCCCACAGGTACGTAGGGCTTTATGTCTTCTACTTCCCACAGCAATCTTCAGGGCCACATGGAGAACCCTCAAGTAACAGACCAGGAGTATGGTGACGTCCGAGACAGTGACCACAGTCCTCACCAATAGACCAACTAGCTGAGCCCTCGAGACGTCTCCACAAGCCAAGCTGAGGAGCACCACATACTCACACACAAAGTTTTGGATCAAGTTCGACTTACAGTATTGGACCCTGGAGGCCAAGAAAACCACGAGAGACACAAGGATACAATTCCGAGCAAGTCCAGCCGCCCACATCTGGAGAAACGTGTTCTTGCTGATAATATCGTAGTATCGCAGTGGATGACAAACGGCAACAAACCGGTCAAAGGCCATCAGAAGGAACACCAATGACTTAAACATGATGGCAGAGTAGACAAAAAACATTTGAGCCAGGCAGCTGGACAGAGAGATCCGGTTCTGTCCCAAGAAGCTGAGCAACATCTGGGGGATAACGGTGGTGGTACTGATGACGTTCACGGTGAGGAGGAGACCGATGAGGATATACATGGGGGCGTGAAGGCTCCTCTCCCACCAGACGGTGAACGGAATAAGGAGGTTGAGGACCAGAATTAAGCTGTAAGCTACGAAAACTGGAACAACGAGGATCTGGCGGTAAAAGGTCACCCCAGGAAATGGGAGCAAGATGAACTCTGTATACGAGAAGGATACGCTCCTGTTCAGACCAGATGCTTCCATATCATCATCCGAGACCTTATACCTGAGGAAGAACAGATTATATCAGCATTAGGAGAAAAGAGCTAACTGAGGTGTAAATATGGCAGATAAAACCTGAGCAACGTATAGTACTGTACATAGTGATATGGACcatgctggtataacccgggcatctccggtatataattatatatgtacagctggtataacccgggcatctccggtatataattatatatgtacagctggtataacctgggcatctccggtatataattatatatgtacagccggtataacccgggcatctcctgtatataattatatatgtacagccggtataacccgggcatctcctgtatataaatatatatgtacagccggtataacccgggcatctcctgtatataattatatatgtacagccggtataacctggacatctcctgtatgtaattatatatgtacagccggtataacctgggtatctcctgtatgtaattatatatgtacagccggtataacctgggcatctcctgtatataattatatatgtacagccggtataacctgggtatctcctgtatgtaattatatatgtacagccggtaaaacctgggtatctcctgtatataattatatatgtacagccggtataacccgggcatctcctgtatataatgatatatgtaaagCCGGCATAACCTggacctctcctgtatataattatatatgtacagccggtataacctgggcatcctctgtatataattatatatgtacagccggtataacctgggcatctcctgtatgtaattatatatgtacagccgataacctgggtatctcctgtatataattatatatgtacagccggtataacctgggcatctcctgtatgtaattatatatgtacagccgataacctgggtatctcctgtatataattatatatgtacagccggtataacctgggcatctcctgtatataattatatatgtacagccggtataacctgggtatctcctgtatgtaattatatatgtacagccggtataacctgggcatctcctgtatataattatacatgtacagccggtataacctgggtatctcctgtatataattatatatatacagccggtataacctgggcatctcctgtatataattatatatgtacagccggtataacctgggcatcctctgtatataattatatatgtacagccggtataacctgggcatctcctgtatataattatatatgtacagccggtataacctgggcatctcctgtatataattatatatgtacagccggtataacctggacatctcctgtatataattatatatgtacagccggtaaaacctgggtatctcctgtatataattatatatgtacagccggcatAACCTggacctctcctgtatataattatatatgtacagctggcataacctgggcatcgtctgtatacaattatatatgtacagccggtataacctgggcatcctctgtatataattatatatgtacagccggtataacctgggcatctcctgtatgtaattatatatgtacagccgataacctgggtatctcctgtatataattatatatgtacagccggtataacctgggcatctcctgtatataactatatatgtacagccggtataacctgggcatctcctgtatataattatatatgtacagctggtataacctgggcatctcctgtatataattatatatgtacagccggtataacccgggcatctcctgtatataatgatatatgtaaagCCGGCATAACCTggacctctcctgtatataattatatatgtacagccggtataacctgggcatctcctgtatataattatatatgtacagccggtataacctgggtatctcctgtatgtaattatatatgtacagccggtataacctgggtatctcctgtatgtaattatatatgtacagccggtataacctgggcatctcctgtatataattatatatgtacagccggtataacctgggtatctcctgtatgtaattatatatgtacagccggtaaaacctgggtatctcctgtatataattatatatgtacagccggtataacccgggcatctcctgtatataatgatatatgtaaagCCGGCATAACCTggacctctcctgtatataattatatatgtacagccggtataacctgggcatcctctgtatataattatatatgtacagccggtataacctgggcatctcctgtatgtaattatatatgtacagccgataacctgggtatctcctgtatataattatatatgtacagccggtataacctgggcatctcctgtatgtaattatatatgtacagccgataacctgggtatctcctgtatataattatatatgtacagccggtataacctgggcatctcctgtatataattatatatgtacagccggtataacctgggtatctcctgtatgtaattatatatgtacagccggtataacctgggcatctcctgtatataattatacatgtacagccggtataacctgggtatctcctgtatataattatatatatacagccggtataacctgggcatctcctgtatataattatatatgtacagccggtataacctgggcatcctctgtatataattatatatgtacagccggtataacctgggcatctcctgtatataattatatatgtacagccggtataacctgggcatctcctgtatataattatatatgtacagccggtataacctggacatctcctgtatataattatatatgtacagccggtaaaacctgggtatctcctgtatataattatatatgtacagccggcatAACCTggacctctcctgtatataattatatatgtacagctggcataacctgggcatcgtctgtatacaattatatatgtacagccggtataacctgggcatcctctgtatataattatatatgtacagccggtataacctgggcatctcctgtatgtaattatatatgtacagccgataacctgggtatctcctgtatataattatatatgtacagccggtataacctgggcatctcctgtatataactatatatgtacagccggtataacctgggcatctcctgtatataattatatatgtacagctggtataacctgggcatctcctgtatataattatatatgtacagccggtataacctgggcatcctctgtatataattatatatgtacagccggtataacctgggcatctcctgtatgtaattatatatgtacagccgataacctgggtatctcctgtatataattatatatgtacagccggtataacctgggcatctcctgtatataactatatatgtacagccggtataacctgggcatctcctgtatataattatatatgtacagctggtataacctgggcatctcctgtatataattatatatgtacagccggtataacctgggcatctcctgtatataattatatatgtacagccggtataacctggacatctcctgtatataattatatatgtacagccggtaaaacctgggtatctcctgtatataattatatatgtacagccggcatAACCTggacctctcctgtatataattatatatgtacagctggcataacctgggcatcgtctgtatacaattatatatgtacagccggtataacctgggcatcctctgtatataattatatatgtacagccggtataacctgggcatctcctgtatgtaattatatatgtacagccgataacctgggtatctcctgtatataattatatatgtacagccggtataacctgggcatctcctgtatataattatatatgtacagccggtataacctgggcatcctctgtatataattatatatgtacagccggtataacctgggcatctcctgtatataattatatatgtacagccggtataacctgggcatctcctgtatataattatatatgtacagccggtataacctggacatctcctgtatataattatatatgtacagccggtaaaacctgggtatctcctgtatataattatatatgtacagccggcatAACCTggacctctcctgtatataattatatatgtacagctggcataacctgggcatcgtctgtatacaattatatatgtacagccggtataacctgggcatcctctgtatataattatatatgtacagccggtataacctgggcatctcctgtatgtaattatatatgtacagccgataacctgggtatctcctgtatataattatatatgtacagccggtataacctgggcatctcctgtatataattatatatgtacagccggtataacctgggtatctcctgtatgtaattatatatgtacagccggtataacctgggcatctcctgtatataattatacatgtacagccggtataacctgggtatctcctgtatataattatatatatacagccggtataacctgggcatctcctgtatataattatatatgtacagccggtataacctgggcatcctctgtatataattatatatgtacagccggtataacctgggcatctcctgtatataattatatatgtacagccggtataacctgggcatctcctgtaaataattatatatgtacagccggtataacctggacatctcctgtatataattatatatgtacagccggtaaaacct includes these proteins:
- the LOC142290105 gene encoding olfactory receptor 52K1-like, with the translated sequence MEASGLNRSVSFSYTEFILLPFPGVTFYRQILVVPVFVAYSLILVLNLLIPFTVWWERSLHAPMYILIGLLLTVNVISTTTVIPQMLLSFLGQNRISLSSCLAQMFFVYSAIMFKSLVFLLMAFDRFVAVCHPLRYYDIISKNTFLQMWAAGLARNCILVSLVVFLASRVQYCKSNLIQNFVCEYVVLLSLACGDVSRAQLVGLLVRTVVTVSDVTILLVCYLRVLHVALKIAVGSRRHKALRTCGMHLLVALTVYSCGFLSSILYKAEESISPDSQNLSSIIYFLFPAALNPVIYGLGVNEIKDCLVKKLMANIWGQQALVSRVVR